Part of the bacterium genome, GGATAACGGTATTGCTTACCTTCATTGGCCGTGATAGTTGCAATAATAACTACTACGATGTTAAGGCATTGTCTCATTTCGGTCAGAAACAGCCCTAAAAAGTGGTAACAGTTTTGGCCGAAGAGACAATACGCCCCTTGTATTTTGAAGGTTGTTTTTTAGACCTTCTGGTGTTACTATACTTTTGC contains:
- a CDS encoding DUF4870 domain-containing protein, with amino-acid sequence MQGAYCLFGQNCYHFLGLFLTEMRQCLNIVVVIIATITANEGKQYRYPLTIRFIR